In the Nomascus leucogenys isolate Asia chromosome 5, Asia_NLE_v1, whole genome shotgun sequence genome, one interval contains:
- the LOC100589850 gene encoding olfactory receptor 2T29 produces MANITGMANHTGGSDFILMGLFRQSKHPALLCVVIFVVFLMALSGNAVLILLIHSDAHLHTPMYLFISQLSLMDMVYISVTAPKMLLDQVMGVNKISAPECGMQMFLYLTLVGSEFFLLAAMAYDRYVAICHPLRYPVLMNHRVCLFLASGCWFLGSVDGFMLTPVTMSFPFCRSREIHHFFCEVPAVTILSCSDTSLYETLMYLCCVLMLLIPVTVISSSYLLILLTIHRMNSAEGRKKAFATCSSHLTVVILFYGAAVYTYMLPSSYHTPEKDMMVSVFYTILTPVLNPLIYSLRNKDVMGALKKMLTVRFVP; encoded by the coding sequence ATGGCCAACATCACCGGGATGGCCAACCACACTGGAGGGTCGGATTTCATCCTGATGGGACTCTTCAGACAATCCAAACATCCAGCTCTACTTTGTGTGGtcatttttgtggttttcctGATGGCGTTGTCTGGAAATGCTGTCCTGATCCTTCTGATACACTCTGACGCCCACCTCCACACCCCCATGTACTTGTTCATCAGTCAGTTGTCTCTCATGGACATGGTGTACATTTCTGTCACTGCACCCAAGATGCTCCTGGACCAGGTCATGGGTGTGAATAAGATCTCAGCCCCTGAGTGTGGGATGCAGATGTTCCTCTATCTGACACTAGTAGGTTCGGAATTTTTCCTTCTAGCCGCCATGGCCTATGACCGCTACGTGGCCATCTGCCATCCTCTCCGTTACCCTGTCCTCATGAACCATAGGGTGTGTCTCTTCCTGGCATCGGGCTGCTGGTTCCTGGGCTCAGTGGATGGCTTCATGCTCACTCCCGTCACCATGAGCTTCCCCTTCTGCAGATCCCGGGAGATTCatcatttcttctgtgaagttccTGCTGTAACGATCCTGTCCTGCTCGGACACCTCACTCTATGAGACCCTCATGTACCTCTGCTGTGTCCTTATGCTCCTCATCCCTGTGACGGTCATTTCAAGCTCCTATTTACTCATCCTCCTCACCATCCACAGGATGAACTCAGCAGAGGGGCGGAAAAAGGCCTTTGCCACCTGCTCCTCCCACCTGACTGTGGTCATCCTCTTCTATGGGGCTGCCGTTTACACCTACATGCTCCCCAGCTCCTACCACACCCCTGAGAAGGACATGATGGTATCTGTCTTCTATACCATCCTCACTCCAGTGCTGAACCCTTTAATCTATAGTCTTAGGAATAAGGATGTCATGGGGGCTCTGAAGAAAATGTTAACTGTGAGATTCGTCCCTTAG
- the LOC100589510 gene encoding olfactory receptor 2T3, with the protein MCSGNQTSQNQTTSTDFTLTGKHAALLYTVTFFLFLVALTGNALLILLIHSEPHLHTPMYFISQLALMDLMYICVTVLKMLVGQVTGDHTISPSGCGIQMMLYLTLAGAEVFLLAAMAYDRYAAVCRPLHYPLLMNQRVCQLLVSACWVLGMVDGLLLTPITMSFPFCQSRRILNFFCETPALLKLSCSDVSLYKTLMYLCCVLMLLAPIMVISSSYTLILHLIHRMSSAAGRRKALATCSSHMVVALLFFGASFYTYVLPSSYHTAEQDMMVSAFYTIFTPVLNPLVYSLRDKDVTRALRSMMQSRMNQEK; encoded by the coding sequence ATGTGCTCAGGGAATCAAACTTCTCAGAATCAAACCACAAGCACCGATTTCACCCTCACGGGCAAGCATGCTGCCCTCCTCTACActgtgactttctttcttttcttggtggCCCTCACTGGGAAtgccctcctcatcctcctcatcCACTCAGAGCCCCACCTCCACACCCCCATGTACTTCATCAGCCAGCTCGCTCTCATGGACCTCATGTACATATGCGTGACTGTGCTGAAGATGCTTGTGGGCCAGGTCACTGGAGATCATACCATTTCCCCGTCAGGCTGTGGGATCCAGATGATGCTCTACCTGACCCTGGCTGGAGCTGAGGTTTTCCTCCTGGCTGCCATGGCCTATGACCGATATGCTGCTGTTTGCAGACCTCTCCATTACCCACTGCTGATGAACCAGAGGGTGTGCCAGCTCCTGGTGTCAGCCTGTTGGGTTTTGGGAATGGTTGATGGTTTGTTGCTCACCCCCATTACCATGAGCTTCCCCTTTTGCCAGTCTAGGAGAATTCTGAACTTCTTCTGTGAGACTCCTGCCCTGCTGAAGCTCTCCTGCTCTGACGTCTCCCTCTATAAGACGCTCATGTACCTGTGCTGCGTCCTCATGCTTCTGGCCCCCATCATGGTCATCTCCAGCTCATACACCCTCATCCTGCACCTCATCCACAGGATGAGTTCCGCCGCCGGCCGCAGGAAGGCCTTGGCCACCTGCTCCTCCCACATGGTCGTAGCGCTGCTCTTCTTCGGTGCCTCCTTCTACACCTACGTGCTCCCGAGTTCCTACCACACAGCTGAGCAGGACATGATGGTGTCTGCATTTTACACCATCTTCACTCCCGTGCTGAACCCCCTCGTTTACAGTCTCCGCGACAAAGATGTCACCAGGGCTCTGAGGAGCATGATGCAGTCAAGAATGAACCAAGAAAAGTAG